AGTGAGGCGGCGTTGCAGGCCTTCGAAGCGCTTTCCTCGGAGCGTGCTCACGGCGTGATCCTGGATGTCACCGAGTTCGACCGAATCGATAGCGCAGTGGCAGCGGCAGAGGCCAGCCACGGCCCGGTCGATGTCTTGGTCAACAACGCCGGCTACGGTCACGAAGGCATCTTCGAAGAATCGCCGCTGGAGGAAATGCGTCGCCAGTTCGACGTTAACGTGTTTGGCGCGGTCGCGGTGACCAAGGCGTTCGTGCCGTATTTTCGCCAGCGCCGTGCCGGTCATATCCTCAACATCACGTCCATGGGCGGCACCATTACGATGCCGGGTATTTCCTATTACTGCGCGAGCAAGTTTGCCCTCGAAGGCCTCTCCGATACGTTGAGCAAGGAGCTGCTACCGTTCAACATCTTCGTGACGGCCGTGGCGCCCGGATCGTTCCGCACCGATTGGGCAGGTCGTTCGATGCAGCGCACGGCGAGGAGCATTGCCGACTACGACGCCAGTTTTGATCCGATACGCAAAGCGCGCGTGGAAAAAAGCGGCAAGCAGCTGGGCGATCCTCGCAAAGCGGCGCAGGCGATGTTGCAGATCATAGCCAGCCCGACGCCGCCCGCGCATTTGCTGTTGGGCAGCGATGCACTGAACCTGGTGCGCGACAAACTCAGTCGGGCAGCCTGCGAGATTGATCAATGGGAAGCGCTGACCCGTTCGACCGACGGTTGAACGGCCAGCAAAAGGGGGCGTCGATGACTCAGGCCGCTGCGTGCATGGTGCAGTTGATGGAACAGCTTGCGCCTGTCGAGGGCTACAACCTCAGCGCACTGGACGACATTCGTTTCCTTCGCTCGGACCGGCCGCTGACGCGCACGCCGGTTCTGTACGAGCCCGGTATCGTGATCCTGTGCCAGGGGCGCAAGCGCGGTTATCTGGGCGATGAAGTCTATGTGTACGACGCCCAGCATTACTTGGTGGTATCCGTTCCGGTTCCGTTCACCATGGAGACCGACGCCAGCGCCGAGGAGCCCATGCTGGCGATCTACATGCGCCTCGATTTGCAACTGGCCAGCGAGCTGATGTTGCAAGTGGATGAGACCCTTGGCCCCAGCGATGCCCAACCCAAAGGCATGTACGCCTCGCCCATGGACGATCAGCTGC
This genomic interval from Pseudomonas alvandae contains the following:
- a CDS encoding oxidoreductase, encoding MHDRKTLFITGVSSGLGNALAQEALAAGHRVIGTVRSEAALQAFEALSSERAHGVILDVTEFDRIDSAVAAAEASHGPVDVLVNNAGYGHEGIFEESPLEEMRRQFDVNVFGAVAVTKAFVPYFRQRRAGHILNITSMGGTITMPGISYYCASKFALEGLSDTLSKELLPFNIFVTAVAPGSFRTDWAGRSMQRTARSIADYDASFDPIRKARVEKSGKQLGDPRKAAQAMLQIIASPTPPAHLLLGSDALNLVRDKLSRAACEIDQWEALTRSTDG